From a single Pseudophryne corroboree isolate aPseCor3 chromosome 6, aPseCor3.hap2, whole genome shotgun sequence genomic region:
- the TCP11L2 gene encoding T-complex protein 11-like protein 2 isoform X1 — MPFSDEKPLGNEDQLSDSDTSQLSESMACSSSDSDSPRESFTSDSSSKHASPVSSPPKPATLDEMMSTTRNLSNLLLAHEIVANENFHMNSIEPPKNSLEGRVKQIVHKAFWDSLESELKKDPPQYEHAIKLFDEIKEILLSFLTPGTNRLRTQICEVLDVELIRQQSEHNTVDILKLGSYIINIMAKLCAPIRDDDVKKLKASGDIVEMLRDVFHVLDLMKMDMVNYTIQNIRPQLQRQLAEYERVKFQEILEKSPDALNQTIEWIRQSLEAATEERSQKSSSGENGVTMESLSPTLVLNSGFVKLLHMDYNHAVPETLLTDDLRIQELKYKLHQVKLLACVCLITQNSLGSVCTTKFIEQVKEIAAILLQGINLQTINLKESLIGLSTKICFEVNKLLIDSALSTEAQTILTGQICSLTEKDHPIYNLIEKRIDEYLTTFLRLPYPYKHVPILPGGLTSVHKEMEFIGFHYSNIVNFNKQVHGPFYANIFRKLLFSEAQVGKAETLS; from the exons ATGCCATTTAGTGATGAGAAACCACTTGGTAATGAGGACCAGCTAAGTGATTCTGATACATCCCAATTGTCAGAGAGCATGGCTTGTTCATCCAGTGACAGTGACTCTCCGAGGGAAAGTTTTACCAGCGACTCTTCAAGCAAACATGCTTCTCCTGTGT CAAGTCCACCAAAACCAGCAACCCTTGATGAAATGATGTCAACGACAAGGAACCTGTCAAATTTATTACTGGCCCATGAAATTGTTGCAAATGAAAACTTCCACATGAATAGCATAGAGCCTCCTAAGAACAG TTTAGAAGGACGGGTGAAGCAGATTGTTCACAAAGCATTCTGGGATTCTCTGGAGTCGGAACTGAAGAAAGATCCGCCACAGTACGAACATGCAATCAAGCTTTTTGATGAAATAAAAGAG ATTCTGCTTTCCTTCTTAACTCCAGGCACCAACCGGCTGCGCACTCAGATCTGTGAAGTTTTGGATGTAGAGCTAATAAGACAACAATCTGAACACAATACTGTTGATATCCTGAAGCTTGGCAGTTATATCATTAATATCATGGCAAAGTTATGTGCTCCTATCAGAGATGATGATGTGAAAAAGCTAAAAGCCAGTGGTGACATTGTAGAAATGCTGAG GGATGTCTTTCATGTGCTGGACCTCATGAAAATGGATATGGTTAATTATACTATACAGAACATTAGACCACAGCTTCAGCGACAGTTGGCAGAGTATGAAAGGGTCAAATTCCAGGAAATACTTGAAAAATCACCTG ATGCTCTCAATCAAACCATCGAATGGATTCGGCAATCTCTTGAAGCTGCAACAGAAGAAAGATCCCAGAAAAGTTCATCTGGTGAAAATGGAGTAACTATGGAAAGTCTGAGCCCTACCCTGGTGCTAAACAGTGGTTTTGTGAAACTTTTACATATGGACTATAACCATGCTGTACCAGAG ACGCTGCTTACAGATGATTTACGTATTCAAGAATTAAAGTACAAACTGCACCAAGTTAAATTGCTAGCCTGTGTCTGCCTCATTACTCAGAATAGTCTCGGCTCTGTGTGCACCACTAAATTTATTGAGCAAGTCAAGGAAATCGCAGCAATTCTCCTTCAAGGCATAAACCTCCA aaccatTAATTTGAAGGAGTCTCTCATTGGACTGAGCACCAAAATATGTTTTGAGGTGAACAAATTGCTGATTGACAGTGCACTTAGTACTGAGGCACAGACTATCCTCACAGGGCAGATCTGTAGCTTAACTGAGAAAGACCATCCCATTTACAACTTGATAG AAAAACGAATTGATGAGTACCTGACAACATTCCTTCGTCTTCCTTATCCATACAAACATGTTCCTATACTACCTGGAGGTCTCACGTCTGTGCATAAGGAAATGGAGTTCATTGGATTTCACTACTCAAACATTGTGAATTTTAACAAGCAAGTACACGGACCATTCTATGCAAATATATTTCGGAAACTGCTTTTCAGCGAAGCACAAGTAGGAAAAGCAGAGACTCTGTCATAA
- the TCP11L2 gene encoding T-complex protein 11-like protein 2 isoform X2, giving the protein MMSTTRNLSNLLLAHEIVANENFHMNSIEPPKNSLEGRVKQIVHKAFWDSLESELKKDPPQYEHAIKLFDEIKEILLSFLTPGTNRLRTQICEVLDVELIRQQSEHNTVDILKLGSYIINIMAKLCAPIRDDDVKKLKASGDIVEMLRDVFHVLDLMKMDMVNYTIQNIRPQLQRQLAEYERVKFQEILEKSPDALNQTIEWIRQSLEAATEERSQKSSSGENGVTMESLSPTLVLNSGFVKLLHMDYNHAVPETLLTDDLRIQELKYKLHQVKLLACVCLITQNSLGSVCTTKFIEQVKEIAAILLQGINLQTINLKESLIGLSTKICFEVNKLLIDSALSTEAQTILTGQICSLTEKDHPIYNLIEKRIDEYLTTFLRLPYPYKHVPILPGGLTSVHKEMEFIGFHYSNIVNFNKQVHGPFYANIFRKLLFSEAQVGKAETLS; this is encoded by the exons ATGATGTCAACGACAAGGAACCTGTCAAATTTATTACTGGCCCATGAAATTGTTGCAAATGAAAACTTCCACATGAATAGCATAGAGCCTCCTAAGAACAG TTTAGAAGGACGGGTGAAGCAGATTGTTCACAAAGCATTCTGGGATTCTCTGGAGTCGGAACTGAAGAAAGATCCGCCACAGTACGAACATGCAATCAAGCTTTTTGATGAAATAAAAGAG ATTCTGCTTTCCTTCTTAACTCCAGGCACCAACCGGCTGCGCACTCAGATCTGTGAAGTTTTGGATGTAGAGCTAATAAGACAACAATCTGAACACAATACTGTTGATATCCTGAAGCTTGGCAGTTATATCATTAATATCATGGCAAAGTTATGTGCTCCTATCAGAGATGATGATGTGAAAAAGCTAAAAGCCAGTGGTGACATTGTAGAAATGCTGAG GGATGTCTTTCATGTGCTGGACCTCATGAAAATGGATATGGTTAATTATACTATACAGAACATTAGACCACAGCTTCAGCGACAGTTGGCAGAGTATGAAAGGGTCAAATTCCAGGAAATACTTGAAAAATCACCTG ATGCTCTCAATCAAACCATCGAATGGATTCGGCAATCTCTTGAAGCTGCAACAGAAGAAAGATCCCAGAAAAGTTCATCTGGTGAAAATGGAGTAACTATGGAAAGTCTGAGCCCTACCCTGGTGCTAAACAGTGGTTTTGTGAAACTTTTACATATGGACTATAACCATGCTGTACCAGAG ACGCTGCTTACAGATGATTTACGTATTCAAGAATTAAAGTACAAACTGCACCAAGTTAAATTGCTAGCCTGTGTCTGCCTCATTACTCAGAATAGTCTCGGCTCTGTGTGCACCACTAAATTTATTGAGCAAGTCAAGGAAATCGCAGCAATTCTCCTTCAAGGCATAAACCTCCA aaccatTAATTTGAAGGAGTCTCTCATTGGACTGAGCACCAAAATATGTTTTGAGGTGAACAAATTGCTGATTGACAGTGCACTTAGTACTGAGGCACAGACTATCCTCACAGGGCAGATCTGTAGCTTAACTGAGAAAGACCATCCCATTTACAACTTGATAG AAAAACGAATTGATGAGTACCTGACAACATTCCTTCGTCTTCCTTATCCATACAAACATGTTCCTATACTACCTGGAGGTCTCACGTCTGTGCATAAGGAAATGGAGTTCATTGGATTTCACTACTCAAACATTGTGAATTTTAACAAGCAAGTACACGGACCATTCTATGCAAATATATTTCGGAAACTGCTTTTCAGCGAAGCACAAGTAGGAAAAGCAGAGACTCTGTCATAA